One Spirochaetota bacterium genomic window carries:
- a CDS encoding SDR family oxidoreductase, whose translation MKQLKGTLAVVTGAAMGMGKSLSQLLLAEGCKVALVDINKTGLEQTEKELSTIGECRSYVCDISSRDDIFKLAAKIEKDMGPVSILVNNAGIVNAAPVSDMPVETIEKIININLTSQFWTVKAFLPSMMKQKEGHIVNFASAGGILAIPNIAAYCASKFGVVGFTDALRQEMKKQKTNIGVTMVCPNTVNTGMFNGSKMVAGTKMLTADSVCKKVLKGIKKNTAMVAVPSLPVKIVTPLTKVLMPIHAMDWMNKVLGMWDANDTWKGRK comes from the coding sequence ATGAAACAATTAAAAGGTACACTAGCGGTTGTTACCGGCGCCGCCATGGGCATGGGGAAGAGTCTTTCCCAACTGCTCCTGGCCGAGGGATGCAAGGTTGCCCTTGTTGACATCAACAAAACCGGCCTTGAACAAACCGAAAAGGAGTTGTCGACGATCGGCGAATGCCGGTCATACGTCTGCGACATATCCAGCCGCGATGATATTTTCAAGCTGGCGGCAAAAATCGAAAAGGACATGGGTCCCGTTTCGATCCTTGTCAACAATGCCGGCATCGTGAACGCGGCTCCGGTTTCAGATATGCCGGTTGAGACCATCGAAAAGATCATCAACATCAATCTCACTTCCCAATTCTGGACGGTCAAAGCCTTCCTGCCTTCAATGATGAAGCAGAAAGAGGGCCACATCGTCAACTTCGCCTCCGCCGGCGGCATCCTGGCCATACCGAACATCGCAGCCTACTGCGCGAGCAAGTTCGGCGTCGTCGGTTTCACGGACGCCCTGCGTCAGGAAATGAAGAAGCAAAAGACGAACATCGGCGTTACCATGGTCTGCCCCAATACGGTCAACACGGGGATGTTCAACGGCTCGAAAATGGTGGCCGGCACGAAGATGCTCACCGCCGACAGTGTCTGCAAGAAGGTACTGAAGGGGATCAAGAAAAACACTGCCATGGTGGCGGTGCCCTCCCTGCCGGTAAAGATCGTTACACCCCTCACCAAGGTGCTCATGCCCATACACGCCATGGACTGGATGAACAAGGTCCTGGGCATGTGGGACGCCAACGACACCTGGAAAGGCAGAAAGTAA
- a CDS encoding dephospho-CoA kinase: MSGSGDFLKNCFALTGAISTGKSVVALMLADMGAHIVDTDLIAREVVQPGQPALREIEEFFGKAVINPDGTLNREKVRDQIIRDSEKRNKLNSMTHPRINQIVMERIGSFNRMNDGMPIIIDVPLLYESGWDKFFPDAILVYVPVTVQIERLMARDRLDRPTAELTVKAQMSIEDKKDKARFLIDNSGSLDDTRKQVAALFEKLRAGISTR, encoded by the coding sequence ATGTCCGGATCCGGAGATTTTTTGAAAAATTGTTTTGCCCTTACCGGCGCCATATCGACCGGAAAATCCGTGGTGGCGTTGATGCTTGCGGATATGGGCGCCCATATCGTCGATACAGACCTCATTGCCCGTGAAGTGGTTCAACCGGGACAGCCTGCATTGCGTGAAATTGAAGAGTTCTTCGGGAAGGCTGTTATTAATCCTGACGGTACTCTGAACCGCGAAAAAGTCAGGGACCAGATTATCCGAGATTCTGAAAAGCGGAACAAGCTCAACAGCATGACCCATCCGCGTATCAACCAGATCGTGATGGAAAGGATAGGCTCATTCAACAGGATGAATGATGGGATGCCCATCATCATTGATGTCCCTTTGCTATATGAATCGGGATGGGACAAGTTCTTTCCGGATGCCATACTTGTTTATGTGCCGGTCACCGTGCAGATCGAGAGGCTCATGGCCCGGGATCGCCTTGACAGGCCAACTGCCGAGTTGACTGTAAAAGCACAGATGAGCATCGAAGATAAAAAAGACAAAGCGAGATTTCTTATTGATAACTCAGGTTCTTTGGATGATACCCGAAAACAGGTAGCAGCCCTTTTTGAAAAGCTTCGTGCCGGGATTTCTACACGATAA
- the mobB gene encoding molybdopterin-guanine dinucleotide biosynthesis protein B codes for MIPIVSFVGYSGIGKTTLLEKLLPELVRRGYRVATVKHDVYGFSMDHEGKDTWRHRKAGAACTIISSPTQLAMIRDVDHDASLDEIRDRYAGDVDIIITEGFKKERAQKIEVFRAGEHQAPIFTKGGDLIALVTDTHFDLGVPRFGLDDIDKLADFIEATFLKKQG; via the coding sequence ATGATTCCAATCGTTTCTTTTGTGGGCTATTCCGGGATCGGCAAGACGACCTTGCTTGAAAAGCTTTTACCCGAGCTGGTCAGGCGCGGCTACCGCGTGGCTACGGTCAAACATGACGTATACGGTTTTTCCATGGACCATGAGGGAAAGGATACCTGGCGTCACAGAAAAGCCGGAGCTGCCTGCACAATTATTTCATCGCCGACGCAGCTCGCGATGATCCGTGACGTCGATCATGACGCCTCCCTGGATGAGATACGCGACAGGTATGCCGGTGATGTGGATATTATTATCACTGAAGGCTTTAAGAAGGAAAGAGCTCAAAAGATTGAAGTTTTCAGGGCCGGCGAGCATCAAGCGCCAATCTTTACCAAAGGCGGTGATCTGATCGCGTTGGTGACGGATACGCATTTTGATTTAGGCGTTCCCCGCTTCGGCCTTGACGATATAGATAAGCTTGCCGATTTTATTGAAGCTACATTTTTGAAAAAGCAGGGTTGA
- a CDS encoding NAD-dependent epimerase/dehydratase family protein, translating into MNLLITGASGYIGRKLAHFLSAKNEVKTMVGLDIKEPDITPKKFLFYKRDVREPIDDIIKKHSIDTVIHAAFILPPSHDVRLMEDININGTRTVLDSCVRAGVKRIIYTSSTTAYGFHPDNDRPLLEESPLRGNDEITYSKSKKIIESIFKEYGEKHPKTSFIIIRPCFVVGPGFDNPLARFLQLKIVPIPFRTEPMQFIHEDDLVEIMWMLMVRGRGGVYNAAGDDVMTIREMATALGNITILLPYPLLYFLNNIAWLLRFTFVSEFPSPYLKMIRHSWVASTGKLKSEIGYACRYDTRQAFADFAEYILSGKNG; encoded by the coding sequence ATGAATCTGCTCATAACAGGGGCATCCGGATATATCGGCAGAAAACTGGCTCATTTCCTATCGGCAAAAAATGAAGTGAAAACCATGGTCGGACTCGACATCAAAGAGCCTGATATCACCCCGAAAAAATTCCTGTTCTATAAAAGGGATGTGCGGGAACCAATAGATGACATCATCAAAAAGCATTCCATTGACACGGTGATCCATGCGGCTTTCATATTACCTCCCAGCCATGATGTGCGGTTGATGGAGGACATCAATATCAACGGGACCCGTACTGTCCTTGATTCGTGCGTCAGGGCAGGGGTTAAGAGGATTATTTACACCAGCTCCACCACTGCGTACGGATTTCACCCTGATAATGACCGGCCCCTCCTGGAGGAGAGCCCTCTGCGGGGCAATGACGAAATCACCTATAGCAAGTCGAAAAAAATCATTGAGAGCATTTTCAAGGAATACGGGGAAAAGCATCCGAAGACGAGTTTCATTATCATCCGGCCCTGTTTCGTGGTCGGTCCCGGTTTCGACAATCCCCTGGCGCGCTTTCTACAATTGAAGATAGTACCCATTCCCTTCCGGACCGAACCGATGCAGTTCATCCACGAGGATGACCTGGTCGAGATCATGTGGATGCTCATGGTCCGGGGCAGAGGAGGCGTTTACAATGCGGCGGGCGATGATGTCATGACGATACGGGAGATGGCGACCGCGCTGGGAAACATCACCATCCTCCTCCCGTATCCCCTGCTCTATTTTCTTAACAACATCGCATGGCTGTTGCGGTTTACCTTTGTCAGCGAATTTCCCAGCCCTTATTTGAAGATGATACGACACAGCTGGGTCGCGTCAACCGGGAAGTTGAAGAGTGAGATCGGGTACGCATGCCGGTATGATACGCGGCAGGCCTTTGCTGATTTTGCGGAATATATCTTGTCCGGGAAGAATGGGTGA
- a CDS encoding SDR family NAD(P)-dependent oxidoreductase, protein MKQYNLKDKYVLITGSSSGIGKELARCFAGAGAHCVLHSIPGELDALVAWGRELEKRYSVRTWCMTEDFTEDQGPVNLFRKIAKEVPRIDVLVNNAGMMVYGNVHEAPLKSQANLVRVNIGGYLALMHLFIPEMVKRGEGRILNISSVSAFQPSPHHAVYGASKSFIQSLSEAVNQELRGTGVRVTAFCPSYTNTPLLQGNGFPRKVWWYRISGLSDPADIARKGMEALVKGKVVAVPGIMSKFVHLFLNRFMPRKIVDAISFFVLRPAD, encoded by the coding sequence ATGAAACAATACAATCTGAAAGACAAGTATGTGCTCATAACCGGATCATCCTCGGGCATCGGAAAGGAGCTGGCTCGCTGCTTCGCCGGGGCCGGGGCCCACTGCGTGCTCCATTCCATCCCGGGGGAGCTCGACGCATTGGTGGCATGGGGTCGTGAATTAGAAAAGAGATACTCCGTCCGGACCTGGTGCATGACCGAGGATTTCACCGAAGACCAGGGCCCCGTCAACCTCTTTCGGAAAATAGCGAAGGAGGTTCCCCGCATAGACGTGCTGGTGAACAACGCGGGGATGATGGTATACGGCAATGTTCACGAGGCTCCCCTGAAAAGCCAGGCGAACCTGGTCCGGGTCAACATAGGCGGTTACCTTGCCCTTATGCATCTTTTTATCCCGGAGATGGTCAAGCGCGGTGAAGGCAGGATCCTGAATATAAGCTCGGTATCCGCGTTCCAGCCCTCTCCCCATCATGCGGTCTATGGCGCGTCGAAATCATTTATCCAGAGTCTATCCGAGGCCGTTAACCAGGAATTGCGGGGAACCGGTGTCAGGGTGACGGCTTTTTGCCCATCCTATACCAATACGCCCCTTCTTCAGGGTAACGGCTTTCCCAGGAAGGTGTGGTGGTACAGGATCAGCGGACTCAGCGATCCGGCGGATATCGCCCGAAAAGGAATGGAGGCCCTGGTGAAGGGCAAAGTCGTGGCAGTACCGGGGATCATGAGCAAGTTTGTGCATCTGTTCCTGAACCGCTTCATGCCGCGGAAGATCGTGGATGCGATTTCTTTTTTCGTGCTACGGCCCGCAGATTAG
- a CDS encoding thiolase family protein, producing the protein MNSDVYIIGSGMIRFNKYPDKSVKNMAEEAIKLALDDAGLAGKDIQAAFFSNTFWGMYDNQHSIRGQVVFRGMGIDKIPITNVENACAGASTALHLSYMGIKAGMWDVAMAVGSEKITSPNKAQALGAYASCMDVGNLQKHIAMIMEVGKSFKNLKIPGHDESKPGEGRSIFMDAYAMGARWHMDRFNSTQKQLAVICSKNHLHGSLNPLSQYQQLMSVEEVLADKEVAWPLTRAMCAPVGDGAAACIICSEAFLKKLNGARPVRVMASVCGQGSDRPLDGEDIGERLSKQAYNMAGVGPKDISMAELHDATSWGELHQSEVMGFCPVGEGGPYAETGATRLGGERPINTSGGLECRGHPIGASGLAQIHELVLQLRGDAGKRQVEGARIGLAENGGGNIGVEEAAMCIHILGRYK; encoded by the coding sequence ATGAACAGCGACGTATACATAATTGGCTCGGGAATGATACGCTTCAACAAGTATCCAGACAAAAGCGTGAAGAACATGGCGGAAGAGGCCATCAAGCTGGCCCTGGACGATGCGGGCCTTGCGGGTAAGGACATCCAGGCGGCGTTTTTTTCAAACACCTTCTGGGGCATGTATGATAATCAGCATTCGATCAGGGGCCAGGTGGTGTTCCGCGGCATGGGCATCGACAAGATACCCATTACCAACGTGGAGAACGCCTGCGCCGGCGCGTCCACGGCGCTTCACCTTTCCTATATGGGGATAAAGGCCGGGATGTGGGATGTGGCCATGGCGGTCGGCTCGGAGAAGATAACCAGTCCCAACAAGGCCCAGGCCCTTGGGGCCTATGCCTCCTGTATGGACGTGGGCAATCTGCAAAAGCACATAGCCATGATCATGGAGGTGGGGAAGTCCTTCAAGAACCTTAAGATACCGGGCCATGATGAATCGAAGCCGGGAGAGGGGCGCAGCATCTTCATGGACGCCTATGCCATGGGCGCCCGGTGGCACATGGACCGGTTCAACTCGACGCAGAAGCAGCTCGCCGTGATCTGCTCCAAGAACCACCTGCACGGCTCGTTGAACCCGCTGTCGCAGTACCAGCAGCTGATGTCGGTGGAGGAGGTGCTGGCGGACAAGGAAGTGGCATGGCCGCTGACGCGCGCCATGTGCGCTCCCGTGGGCGACGGCGCCGCGGCGTGCATCATCTGCTCCGAGGCGTTTTTAAAGAAGCTAAACGGCGCGAGGCCGGTCAGGGTCATGGCTTCGGTGTGCGGCCAGGGGAGCGACCGGCCCCTTGACGGCGAGGATATCGGCGAGCGCCTGTCGAAGCAGGCCTACAACATGGCCGGCGTGGGTCCGAAGGACATCAGCATGGCGGAGCTCCACGACGCCACGTCATGGGGCGAGCTGCACCAGTCGGAAGTAATGGGTTTCTGCCCGGTAGGGGAAGGGGGTCCCTACGCCGAGACCGGCGCGACCCGCCTCGGGGGCGAGCGGCCCATCAACACGAGCGGCGGCCTCGAGTGTCGGGGGCACCCCATCGGCGCTTCGGGTCTCGCCCAGATCCATGAGCTGGTGCTGCAGCTCCGGGGCGATGCGGGGAAACGCCAGGTGGAAGGCGCCCGCATCGGCCTGGCGGAGAACGGCGGCGGCAACATCGGCGTGGAAGAAGCTGCAATGTGCATTCACATACTGGGGCGATATAAGTAG